The genomic window AGAGCTCTTACcagattttcattattttttgttgaaaaacaactaaagaaaatgaagctgAAGATTTATTACTTAAATCCATTTTATATAGAGAATGGGATGAATTCCAGCTAGAATTCATTgatattaaggagataaacaatcttcttgatattattcaatattttattcataaaggaaAAAACAATTCTATTATGAATAAAGTATttagaatatgtatgtataataaagctaggaaattatTACCAgtagaaatatttacaaaattaaataatgaaatttgcAGACAgcaaattcaatttcaaaaagctTTTCCAGAATATTTTCTACAAGCTTATGTTTTTACTGATTATTTAGATAATGAATTTCCTACTTTAAAATACAGACttgatcatgaaccatttgatataaccAATATTGAATGGGGTTTTACTAAAGAAATAGTTGTGCAAAatctttcttttcatcttttaaaagattttccaGCTATAGTAAAGTCTGTTTTACAAAACATCATAAACATTGATGATTTTTACTACTATTTTCATATTGATATTAGTAGTCTAATTGAtatagctgaaaaagaaaaattctatCAGCCGTATCAAATTTGGATTATTAAAAGGATGATTGGAACACCCCAATTATCTGCTGTAAATGAAGATAAAGAACATTTGTCAAAAacaattgataaatgttataataaattTGAGGATTATCAAGTCCAAACAGGACTAGATTTATTATCACAAGCCCATTATCTTCTCCATTATGAAGTCTACAAACTCTGGACGGATGGTAgaagaattttggcatttcggaaTGGAAACATCCAGGAGGAAAGAAATGAAGAATCTGTGAAGCTATTAAAAAAGATAGCAGAAATGGAGATAGAAGAATTTCCATCTCACATCAcagaaaaaatcaaaaatatatgGGAGACGTGGAACTCACCACCAAGACTCTCATCAGATTCTTTACATTTGGATGAGATCGAAGAAATGAATCTCAACAACATGCAAGAGGGTTGAAGTCAACAAAGATGGCAACCTGATAAGAAGGAAATCTACATACCGACAACAAAGTTTGGCAACGTGGATGTCATCATCAAATCCATGATGGAGACAAAAGAAGACAATCCATATGCAGACAAACAAGTCCTGCAACGTGGAAGCTATCATCAAACCAATGATGATTTAAGCAATGATGGAAACTACCATGACACAAGCAAGTGATGGAAGCAGCCATTATTACAAGCATGCAACGTGGAAACAACCAAGTCCATGCAATTAAAGTTACAAAAAGATGGAGACGTGGAAGCAACCACATCCACAAAGAAGCCGAATCCTTATCAGAAACACTGTTCGGGATTCAAACAACAATTGTATAGGATTTTTAATCTCCTCTATAAATAGAGAGGAAAGTTCAATTGTATAGCATCGAAAAATTTACACATAATCTTTCTTTTAGAATCGAAAAATTTACTAACTACTTTACTTTttagttttctctcttttgtAAACATTTTCCTTTTGTAATTAAAGAGTCTATATTCCCTTCCGCTCATACTCTCAAATACCCTCTACTCGTCCCCTCCCCCTGATTGGTATCAGAGGTGCCGGTGTAACGAGTTTCTGGAGAAAGTATCGTAATATTTATTGTAAGTTTTTATCTTTGATTTacatttctttttgtttcacggttatttgtttcaaaacctATATCTGTTAATCTGTCTTCTTATTGCCGTTGAGTCCGGGGTGGACGTTTAGGCGTTTGGTGAAGACGTTAGGATTACAGGCCGGTGTTAGGTACCTGAAGCAAATAATATGGAGCAAATCGAGTGTCAGTTTAAAGATAAAACTTGTGATCATATTACGCATATAGACTCTAGAAATGAAAATAACATTTCATCTCTGAGTAAGGGTATTAATATCAACAAGACTATTAATACCCTTACTCAGAGATGAAATGTTATTTTCATTTCTAGAGTCTATAAGCGTAATATGATCACAAGTTTTATCTTTAAACTGACACTCGATTTGCTCCATATTATTTGCTTCAGGTACCTAAGACCGGCCTGTAATCCTAACGTTTTCTCCAAACGCCTAAACATCCACCCCGGACTCAACGGCAACAAGAAGACAGATTAACAGATATaggttttgaaacaaataacCGTGAAACAAACAGAAATGTAAATCAAAGATTAAAACTTACAATGAATATTACGATATTATTACTCCAGAAAGTCGTAACACCGGCACCTCTGATACCAATCAgcatttttatgatataacaTTCTAAAGATGGCCTCACGAGATACTTAGTGACCTACCACTATCAAGAAAAATGCTGGCCTAAAGAGTTTGTCCGGTTGTAATTATCCTGGGAAAAGCTTTGGATGGTGGTGTAATACTTGTAAGTGCAGTGTTTGTTGAAAAAGATGTAATGCTGTTTGCATTCGACATGAAGAACATGGGAGCACCCTTGGTGAAAATCCTTTAACCAGTGCAATGGACATTGCCTCACTAGAAGTATTCCAAGAGAATTTCAAACTACACTAGGAAAGTTCAAGTTAAGGGTTTAAGAGTTAAATAGCAGGACTTTGTTCCTTGTTTTAGCACATGAAATCTGTCCAAAATTGAAAGGAGTTCCTGCCAAGCCCACCACACATGAAACGATTGTGCGGTTTTTGCATGAGTCTAGATGATCTCCAAGAAGGATCCAAGGTGTTGCAAGATGTTAATCTCAATATTAGACCCTCAAATTCTTCTGTATGTATCACAAAAAGGAATGGTCAAACATTTCATCTCATTCTACAGAGCTGCTAAGAAATGGAAGGAATAACCCAGAAGAAATGCTGTTtaggaaaagaaataataaacaaaataagcgtACAACGTAACAGATATATACTACATGTATTTGTCTCTTTCTTATGGTTTAATAGCATTCAAGTACAGTGTAATAACTAATAACATACTATGTGAGGAGAAAATTACAGTAGTCGCAAATGAACATCTTCATTTGCTTATTCAGTTCTATAATGTATTATTTCTGTATTTTTTTCTATTGCATAAGATTTTAATAGACAAGAATCTGGTTCTCGAATTATGTGAAAAGAAAGATTTGTGAATCAAAAAGGGAAGCTTCCTGTCATCCGAATATGATCAAGGGTCCTTTTAAGACCGTACTTGTTCACTGCTTGATTACCTTGCCTGAATCCCTCTCCATACGCTGTGGATGAATCTGACTCAATCTGGTGCTTAAAAAAGCCGCCAAGTTTCTTCTCAAAATCCGAGCGCTTTCCTTTCTTTGATGATGTGGAAGaggatgatgatggtgatgatgatgaagaagaagatgcaGATGACGAGGATGACGATGAAGCTGCATCACTTCCCGCTGCAGCATAGATCTCAGAGTCCAACCACATATGTGCCAAAACCTGACATATTCCTTCCTCAACTTCCGGACTCAGATTTGGATAACCTGTCAAGATTTCCACTCTGTTAATAGTCCATACCATAAAAGGGATGAAAACATTGATCATCAACTGGTAGAACAAATAACCACCTTTAAGCCTAAGCCAAGCGTGCATCATCTCATGAGCCAGGATAGATCCTGTCAGTAACCTGTATATCAAAAATGATATTCCGTTTTTAGGCCATTTATATCGAAGGTAAAAATAACAGAAATAAAGCACTGAAAAGAAACACGAGACAATACCTAGGAAGAccatacaaaatgagaatagctGTAACTTCACACCGACGAATTAGCCTATGAGGTTCAGTAATCATGTCTATGAACCGATAGCCAGCCCCAATCCTTGGCCTCCTTAAGACCTggtaatttgaataaaataaatgttgGAAATCCAGTTAAACATAAAGGCATCTTGATAAAACTGAACTACAGGAGTTAAGAAGTAAGAATCTGAGAGGAAATTCATACGGTGGTAACTGTCTGTTCCTCTGACAAGCAGAGTCCTCTAGTTTCTGGTAAGTGATGATGGCCCTGACCACAATTAGCACTATGGTAAACAAGACTAAGGAAATTTCCTCTGACAGATAAAGCTTTCAATGTTCAAGCCTTACATTCTTTTCTCCCTCCATGGCCTCATTTAGAGCTTGCCTCTCAACCAGAAGGAGAGGAACCTGTTGTTCAACTTTCATATTTAATCCTTCATAAAATTCTTGGATTTCAAGGTAGAGAGGTTGGCATTCATGAGTATCCATAATTGCAGAATCTAGACACTCTAGGCACAGCCTCCGACCATCATCAAGTGATATATATTTTACATCTACAGGCTGCAAGCATTAGAAGGGTTATTAAAGATATACTACATATATTCTTTGTATAACTATAAAAGAATTTCGTTCTCTTCTTTCCGTTTCTAAAAGAGAAAGGAACCATTCTTTCAACTCACCTCCATTCTTTCGCAACTACAACAGCGAGGAGTGCCATCACGCTCATGAGAGGGGCAGTACTTTTGCATCCAGTAGGGATGTGCCCTGTACTCAATAAGACCAGCTGAATTTGTCGGTATCTGCAAAAAGAAATGAGGTCAGCATTTAACTGCTATCATAGGCAAAAAAAAAATGCCTTGATTTTCAATATGTTAATGCTTAAACTGGATAACACATGGTCCtaaacttgaattaaaaaaaCTCCGAAATATCATATATCTTGAGATTCCATGAAAAACACATGAACGGCGGCTTAGACAGTGTGCAGCTGGCTCGTACAGCGGTCAACAATCCATATTAAGAACACTTGATCATGAGTTTCCTCAGATTTAGAAGCCTATGATGGCAATAGGTATATTTAGAAATGCCACTTCAGGATAGTTAGCATATGCTGGTATTAGTCTCAAACTAGGTTAAAAGAAGCCAGGTGTTCCTGTTGGTCTACCTCTTCGATGTATTCAATTTactaatcaaaatatttgatgaaAAAACCTAACCAACACTCCCTTCATCTACAGATGAATCATATGGTTATCAATTAATTTAGATGCACAGCTATAACTTTATATTAGATAAAGAGATAAGAAAACATgtttatgtaaaataaataaggtTGATAGGACCCTGTGATGGATTTTAGCACTTACAAATTTCCTGCAAACATCACATTTTGGATGATGCTGCTCTTTATAGCAGGATTTATGAAAAGGACGATTCCCTGAAACCGAAAACTATCACCAGAAAAACAAACTTTTAAGATTAGGCTATATAGCATACAACATACACGTCTGTAAACCATGTACAACACAAGTAGGATAACGATTAGAGCACCATGTTTAATAGTTTCAAACTAAATATAGATAAGCTAGATGACATATACACCTCGTAATCATTAATTGGTTGGTTGCAAGCATGACAGCGGAAACATTCTGGATGCCAAACAGAACCCATGCAACTAAGGTATCGTCCATGACCAATCTCAGCATTGCAACCAGCACAGATTCTGCAAGCAGCATGATTTTGTAAACTAGGTTAGCTTTCGTAAGATACATCAAATAAACTCAACtaatttcaaggaaaaaaatGTATCATTTTATATACTTGGAACTCATGTCTGATTGTGCAATGTTGCATAAGTACTATAATGCACTAACTATCTAGGAATCCTTATATTCAACAGAGTAAATAATGCAACCCCGCCCCAGCAAGGCAGCAACCAAGAGAGAGATGCAACTTATTCATACATCACACATTTTGTTCCAACCAAAGTGATTACCCATTTTATTCAAACAGAAAACTATATTTTGCATTAAGACTGGAAAGTTGGCATCAACTGTGTCTAGGTCTGACATTGATGTCTACAAGTAAGCTCTAAGCAGTTTTCTGACTTTGTCAACAATGCATTTAGATTTAGAAATCAATAAGAACTTAATACAGAAATTTATGTACGAGTAAATTACCTGTAACTAGCTGAAAAGAAGAATGGATAAGGAGAAAATAAACCCCCATGACCAGAACGAGGTGGAGACTCCACATTTAAACTTTCTTGAATTGCCTTAGCAAGTTGTTCATCTTCTTCCAATTGAACTTTAGCGAGATCTTCATCTTCCTCTTGCTGAACTTTGGCATGTCGGTCATCCTCTTTCTCTTCATGAGCTTTGGCATAGCTGTCCTCTTCCTCCTCCACATGAGATTCAACATATTTTACATCCTCGTCTGATTCCTCCTCCGGTTCAGACTCATCTTCTACCAAGTCAATAGGAAACATGAGAGCTGATGTATGAATAACTTTATAACGCATTAAAACTCAGGAACCAAGTTGAAAACCACCCCCAAATCCTAATACAAAAACTTCTGAAGAGAACAATTATCCTTTTGATTTTCATTTTCTCCATCTGGCCAAACACAGGGATGAAGAATTGAAGAGTTCTATTAATTCATTTTGGATATGGATATAGATATGGGGTCATCTAACACATTCAGAACCAGTTCAGGAAAGGATAAATGGAGCCGATTGTAAATGTTGTCAGCTTGGGCAATTTTCTTACAGCGAAAGAATCAGTTTGCTATGGACGGATTTTGTTTCAAATCAGTTCACATTTGCACTATAAATTATATTAGAACTAGTTTAGGTTGAGGACCACATTGTACTGGTCATAAGGTTTCCCAAATGGTCACTATGACATCAAAGAGGTAAATGAAACTAATCTTCCTAGTTACCCAGTTCAAGATCTTTAAATGTAAAATTCAACCAGAAATAATTATGTGCCAGTTTAATTTCCGAACATTCAGAGCAATTTGgatactaaaaaaaaaattatttctgaaAACAATGATTAAAGAGTAGAGGCTTGAAGGGTCAAAACCATCTCTGTCACCTTTTAACTAGTAAAGCATAGTGTTTATTTGCATGATCAGTGCTTCAAACATGCAACCATACCTATTACTTTCTTGCCTTTTGGGTCTACTTCTGAAAGGGAAATTGCAATAGCACAATCAATTTCATCTTTGTCAAAACCATCAGAGCCTTCCTGCATCGTAGTTTTCCGAAAAAAGACTCACAGAGTTAACACTAGAAGAAACCTCATAGGAATGAATTAAATAGGATTGTGCAGACTGAAGTTTATGAATCATAACATTACATGCATAGACAAAGGTGTAACAATGAAATCATATTATAAAAACCGATGATATCTGAACACAAGCAACCAGTGAATACTTATAAAGAGCAGGGCAGTACCGTTGAACGGCGAGGTTCATCCCAAGTTCTACCATCTCCATATCTCTCATGATATCGCCCTTTATTACTTGAACCTTTAAGAATCTTGGTCAGCCAACCCATTATTTGAAATGCTTTTTGCTAACCAAGCAATGTTCTTTTGCCTGCAACACCAAGTCATCCAATTAGGAAAGCAAAAACAATTTTGACTCCAGAAATGGAATTGCAACTATAACTATAGATAGGGGAAAGCCATAATTAGAAAACAATAAGTGTTTATATAGCGTTAGATATGATTCTCGTAAAATATGTAAAGGAGTTTCCACTTTAGGAGGCATTATCTAAATTGACTGACTGTCAAGGCTGTTGACTTCAATCATACAAAAactatttttaacataaattatagATAAAAGAGAAACCAGTCAATGACAGTACAAGTTTTGACCCAAATCATAAAACTCAAAAGGGTTACCAAAAGCAATGAAATTTTCTTAAGTACAATATGGATTTCCCAAATTCAATCCCATAAAATAAATTTCCCCATGGACCAGAATCCAATTTCCCACTTTCATACACTTGTTGCTTTCGGTGGCCTTAAATTGCCTCATCTCATCTCATCTCATCTCATATTCATATCAATATGAAAGCACTCAAAACTGGCAGAACCAGTATTGATGAGGaaaacaaattatatataaataccgGAAATCAAAATGATATCAAACAGTAGGCGATGAagataataaagaaaaaattcaaaaagaaacaaagacTAACCAGAGAAGAGTGAAGAATATGCAGAAACAGCAGAATCTGATGAATCCCAGATCAGGAACAACACGAAATTGACATGAATGCATAGTCATGGAATTATAGGAGACAAAAGGATATTCCAAGTTAGACCCTTAATTGCCATCATCttagaaagaaaatagaaaaaaactgacctttcttttcttattgtgacagaaaaaaaaaagtgttaaatAACCAATTCCTAGTGAAAGATAAAGTAGAAAAAAGTAGAGAGTGTGAATAAAAAAGAGAGCTTGAATCCTAAGCAAAAACAAAATCACAGTGGAAGCAGGGTTGGGAAATTGAAAATAGTGATCGTCCGGGTGTATGATGTTTAGCGTAACAACCACCAAAAAGATTGGTTTATTATGAAGCAGATTAAAGCAATGAAGAAAAGGCATATGGGTTTGTTGAATTGTTACATTAACAAGTGGGTCCTTCATGTTATTGCCCATTTTCCACCACACTCCACTACACGTCAATAACACTTAGCTTTTTTTGCTTTTCTTGTTGAAAAACATGacaatgagagagagagagagagagagagagagaggaaagaaaagaaggtaGGACTTGAATTTCATTTCTTGATCTTCCTTTTGCAGTTGAGTTTTGTGGGGGGCACTTGCAGTTACTCTGTACTCTGGTTTATTTGGTGTCTCTAGTTTTAGCACCCCTCCTTTTAGGTCACTGCCCCATGAATGACATTATGTTAAATGGCAAAACAATACgctcaccctttttttttttaatgataacCCCATTAATAAATTGTTGAAACTGGTTTAATTTGATCCAAAATATGAGTACATTATGCATTATTATTTAATATCCTATTAAGGAGACCTCTATATTaaaagttagattatattttttcagaaaaaatagataattaataCTTATAAATTAGATTAAAGAACAAACTAGTCTTTCTATTAGaaattttatccatttatttaaaaaagaatcatctatttctattattaaaaactaatttttatatGTCAACATGAAGTATACATGGCACGACATGTGTCATTGTCAGGTTTTCTGATACTAATTCTTAACCATACAAATGGATgaagtttttaacaaaaatgacaaatttactctttgatctaataaataaaaactaatttatttattttttgaagagATGCgacaaaatgtaatctaactaCTAGTTCAAAAACCTCTATGATGCTTTTGCCCAATATCCTACAACATGTCGCCCTtgtgaattattttttattttttcagtttAGTTTAAGAAAACTCcttaaaaaaataaacccaaaccggcaaaaatagtaaaattttcaagaaacaaGTTAAAAAACTACTCCTAATGTCAATACCAAGTAGCTTGAAAAGATAAcccttcattttttcttttctaaaggaagcttaaaaagtaaatttgaaaGATCCATTATCCATAGAAACATTTTTTATATGATAATCAATCATCTGCAATATATACATGTAAAGTTCCTAATGAGTGTATAAGCATGTGCATGCTTTTATTGTTTACCATTCTAATTCTTGTGTCCAACACCATACCTTTCATCTGCATGTGCCCTCAATCTAGAGACAGCTAAATTTCATGAGTCTAAGTGCTTGTTCAGATTATAGTCaatcaataatttataaaaaaaaaaaaaagttactcAAATTAATTTATTGCTAATTTATTGGTTTGTTATAGATTAGgtgatatatttatataaataaaaataaataaattatagttttCTTGTTCGGTTGCGTATAGATGTGTAGCTTTCAGGCTGCTTTTTATTGAGGGCAGTTAATTAGGTGCTAGTTGATAATTTCAATACTAAAT from Gossypium hirsutum isolate 1008001.06 chromosome D12, Gossypium_hirsutum_v2.1, whole genome shotgun sequence includes these protein-coding regions:
- the LOC107945488 gene encoding protein DA1-related 1 isoform X2; amino-acid sequence: MGWLTKILKGSSNKGRYHERYGDGRTWDEPRRSTEGSDGFDKDEIDCAIAISLSEVDPKGKKVIDESEPEEESDEDVKYVESHVEEEEDSYAKAHEEKEDDRHAKVQQEEDEDLAKVQLEEDEQLAKAIQESLNVESPPRSGHGGLFSPYPFFFSASYRICAGCNAEIGHGRYLSCMGSVWHPECFRCHACNQPINDYEFSVSGNRPFHKSCYKEQHHPKCDVCRKFIPTNSAGLIEYRAHPYWMQKYCPSHERDGTPRCCSCERMEPVDVKYISLDDGRRLCLECLDSAIMDTHECQPLYLEIQEFYEGLNMKVEQQVPLLLVERQALNEAMEGEKNGHHHLPETRGLCLSEEQTVTTVLRRPRIGAGYRFIDMITEPHRLIRRCEVTAILILYGLPRLLTGSILAHEMMHAWLRLKGYPNLSPEVEEGICQVLAHMWLDSEIYAAAGSDAASSSSSSSASSSSSSSPSSSSSTSSKKGKRSDFEKKLGGFFKHQIESDSSTAYGEGFRQGNQAVNKYGLKRTLDHIRMTGSFPF
- the LOC107945488 gene encoding protein DA1-related 1 isoform X1, which produces MGWLTKILKGSSNKGRYHERYGDGRTWDEPRRSTEGSDGFDKDEIDCAIAISLSEVDPKGKKVIEDESEPEEESDEDVKYVESHVEEEEDSYAKAHEEKEDDRHAKVQQEEDEDLAKVQLEEDEQLAKAIQESLNVESPPRSGHGGLFSPYPFFFSASYRICAGCNAEIGHGRYLSCMGSVWHPECFRCHACNQPINDYEFSVSGNRPFHKSCYKEQHHPKCDVCRKFIPTNSAGLIEYRAHPYWMQKYCPSHERDGTPRCCSCERMEPVDVKYISLDDGRRLCLECLDSAIMDTHECQPLYLEIQEFYEGLNMKVEQQVPLLLVERQALNEAMEGEKNGHHHLPETRGLCLSEEQTVTTVLRRPRIGAGYRFIDMITEPHRLIRRCEVTAILILYGLPRLLTGSILAHEMMHAWLRLKGYPNLSPEVEEGICQVLAHMWLDSEIYAAAGSDAASSSSSSSASSSSSSSPSSSSSTSSKKGKRSDFEKKLGGFFKHQIESDSSTAYGEGFRQGNQAVNKYGLKRTLDHIRMTGSFPF